CAGTCTGTGACGGAAGAAGGCGCCAACTGGCTCATCACCGTTGGGTTTGACGCCGCTTTCGGTCACCTGCTCGTACCGCGCGGAAGCATCGCGGTAGATGGCATAAGCCTCACCGTTGCCCGGCTTGAGCGCGATAACTTCACCCTTGCCATCATCCCTTACACATGGGACCACACCAGCCTGAGGCAGCGAAAAACCGGCGACCGGGTCAATCTCGAATTTGACATCCTCGGCAAATACGTGCTCCGTGCCCTCGAAACCGGTCATATCAAAGCAGACGCCTACATCCCAAAATCTGACAGCTAAGCTATCCGGTATTCCCCAAGCCCTGGTCAATTCTGTTTTCCTAATCAACGTATCCCTCCCAAATGTACCTGAACAGCCCCGAAGAACTCCGCGAAACCCTGACCTATCACGACGAAGAGCACGACCGCTTCTGGTTCGGTGAAGGGCAGGTCTTTGAGCTCTTTTTCGTTGCTGCAGACGAAGGCCCCTCAGCCCTTCAGCTCAACTACTATCTGTACTTCCAGAACAATTCCATTGCCTTCATGGATAAGGTAAGGGAAGCCGTCATCGACGCCTGGGAGCGCGAAAAAGGGCGCGCGCCCGATCGCTTCTATGACGAAATCCCCATGGTCGATGTCATCACCATCAACCCCGAAAACAGCGATTCTGATATGGATATCGTACTAAGTTTTCGTACTTTCAGGCTACTTTTTTACAGCAGATGGAAAACATACATCGCACGATTTAAAGGCTCTCAACTCCTTTCACTGCAAACGGCTGCAGCGTACGAAGCTGAACATAAGGACTGAACCGGAATATTAATTATTTTTTCCGCACGCATAACCACGTCCAAAAAGCACTATGGGATTGCTTAGAGCCAGCTGCTGTGCTTACAACTAACCAAGCTGTGATATGTCGATGAAATCCGTTCTAAGCTGCGGCGGATATTTTGAAAAAGGGCACCCGGAGTATCGCAGAGCACTCTTGCTCAACATGATACTCCTCACGCTCGTCCCCGTATCTGTTCTGTTTATCGGGATAAATACGCTCATTTTCTTTTACATCGAAGTTGTCATTCTGCACAGCGTACTCCTGACGGTGAGTGCCACTACCTTTTGGTATGTTCAGCGCACCAAAAACATCAGCGCGGGTTCCTGGGTTGTGGTTCTGGTGGTGCTTGGTGCTTTGCTTTACTTTGTACCCTACAACAGCTATGAACATTACGGACTGTATTGGATCAGCGTTTTTCCGCCCATAGCCTACTTCCTGCTTGGCAGAAAAAAAGGCCGGATTATGACAATTATCCTCGCTGTGTACGTGATGACCTACATCCTGCGCAACTATCAGGACTGGGAATTTCATGTGTTCGGGTTTGAAGGCGTCGTGAATGTGTTCATCGCCTCGGTGTTGCTGGTTGTGCTGATTTCCTACTTTGAGCTCTCGCGCTATGAAGCTACCCAAAACATGCTGCGCGACCTTGAGCTGCGCAAACAGGCGGAAGAAGAAGCACAAAAAGCCCGCGAAGCGGCCGAATCAGCCAACCAGGCCAAAACCATTTTTCTGGCAAACATGAGCCACGAGCTCCGAACCCCGATAAGTTCAATTATGGGCTTTACGGAGCTAATGCGGTCTGCCGAGTCCCCAAAACAGCGGGCCGAATTTATCGGGCTCATCGAAAACGCAAGCCGCTCCTTACTGGAAATCATCAATGATATCCTCGACCTGTCCAAAATTGACGTCAGTAAAATGGTAATCGATCCGGTGCCTACAGAGCTGGAAGACTTCCTTCGTCAGGTTACCAACATTTTGCTCCTGCAGGCCCGCAACAAAAACATCCTTTTCAGGCTCACCGTCTCAAAAGGTTTTCCGGCCGTCATTATTGCAGACCCTGTCAGGCTCAAGCAGGTGCTCGTAAACCTGATCGGCAACGCCATCAAATTTACAGACAGCGGCACTGTGCACTTCACGCTGAAGCAGCTCACACAAACCGGCGCCGATCCCGCTCATCCGGAGCAGTTCACCGCCCGCTTCGAAGTAACCGACACCGGTGTCGGCATAGACGCCGAACATCAGAACCTCATTTTTGACGCCTTCCGCCGCGGCAAAGCCGAAGTCAACCGCAAATACGCAGGCACCGGACTCGGGCTTTCCATATCAGCAAGGCTGGTCAA
This genomic stretch from Cyclonatronum proteinivorum harbors:
- a CDS encoding ATP-binding response regulator; amino-acid sequence: MSMKSVLSCGGYFEKGHPEYRRALLLNMILLTLVPVSVLFIGINTLIFFYIEVVILHSVLLTVSATTFWYVQRTKNISAGSWVVVLVVLGALLYFVPYNSYEHYGLYWISVFPPIAYFLLGRKKGRIMTIILAVYVMTYILRNYQDWEFHVFGFEGVVNVFIASVLLVVLISYFELSRYEATQNMLRDLELRKQAEEEAQKAREAAESANQAKTIFLANMSHELRTPISSIMGFTELMRSAESPKQRAEFIGLIENASRSLLEIINDILDLSKIDVSKMVIDPVPTELEDFLRQVTNILLLQARNKNILFRLTVSKGFPAVIIADPVRLKQVLVNLIGNAIKFTDSGTVHFTLKQLTQTGADPAHPEQFTARFEVTDTGVGIDAEHQNLIFDAFRRGKAEVNRKYAGTGLGLSISARLVKLMGGFINLTSTPGKGSTFSFDIPLKASGSAVHQGYNARDLNLAPLLAESRLGEKIRPISSTGGALKQHPKILLVDDVPVNTYLLSMFISKLIPGAKTYEARNGEEGVQLYRTHKPDLIFMDNQMPVMNGPDAIRAIRAEEQKPEQAGAEVPIITLTAGGEDDMQQSRAAGCSDVMQKPFTLSEISRMLKTYLTTKTG